A part of Chlamydiales bacterium genomic DNA contains:
- a CDS encoding biotin--[acetyl-CoA-carboxylase] ligase, with translation MITNITKYHFQSISSTNDWAKENIHLFNNKELTLVTADMQTAGRGQFGRRWHSPAKKNIYASIVFFLEQDRLDTSLLVQLLAKTVQSVLQENQLETQIKWPNDLLLGGKKLAGILIETSYIQDLTCVIMGIGINVNMPKKDLENVSQLATSLFIETNMRWDCNALMDRILQALMLQL, from the coding sequence ATGATAACTAACATAACCAAATATCACTTTCAAAGCATTTCCTCAACCAATGACTGGGCGAAAGAAAATATTCATCTTTTTAATAACAAAGAACTTACACTTGTTACTGCCGACATGCAGACGGCCGGAAGAGGACAATTTGGAAGACGGTGGCACTCTCCTGCCAAAAAAAATATTTATGCAAGCATTGTATTTTTTTTAGAACAAGATAGGCTCGATACATCCCTCCTTGTACAGCTTCTTGCAAAAACTGTACAAAGCGTATTACAGGAAAATCAATTAGAGACCCAAATTAAGTGGCCTAATGATCTACTTCTTGGAGGCAAAAAACTTGCAGGGATTTTAATAGAAACAAGCTACATACAAGACCTTACATGTGTTATTATGGGGATTGGTATCAATGTAAATATGCCCAAAAAAGACCTTGAAAATGTAAGTCAACTGGCCACATCTCTTTTTATTGAAACAAACATGCGTTGGGATTGCAATGCATTAATGGACAGAATCCTTCAAGCTCTTATGCTTCAATTGTAA
- a CDS encoding NifU family protein — protein sequence MSKSDLIKSFPWIRYSKKVALKVEYARSVGRFTEEEGVARQMRVVDGVQSSMIDGDKVLISLLVDPEDGMIVDAKFQAYGHSALIAAAEGAVELLIHKYYDQARRIGADLIDKHLRDKPDVIAFPEEVAGILNLVVDAIDEAVEKCSDIVLPAAYVSPVPHDIEVVEGGYPGFDALSREQKISVIEQVIANDVRPYIELDGGGIDVINLIHDREVIISYKGSCTSCFSSTGATLSYIQQIIQAKVHPDLTVVPDFTIEA from the coding sequence ATGAGCAAGTCTGATTTAATAAAATCTTTTCCCTGGATACGTTATAGTAAGAAGGTAGCTTTAAAAGTTGAGTATGCGCGCTCTGTTGGTAGGTTTACAGAAGAAGAGGGTGTTGCTCGACAGATGAGGGTTGTAGATGGTGTTCAAAGCTCTATGATTGATGGAGATAAGGTGTTAATTAGCTTGCTTGTGGACCCAGAAGATGGGATGATTGTCGATGCTAAATTTCAAGCTTATGGGCACTCTGCTTTGATTGCTGCTGCAGAAGGCGCTGTGGAGCTATTAATTCATAAATATTATGATCAAGCAAGACGTATTGGTGCAGATCTCATTGACAAGCATTTAAGAGATAAGCCAGATGTTATTGCTTTTCCAGAAGAGGTTGCAGGTATTCTCAATTTAGTTGTAGATGCAATTGATGAGGCAGTAGAAAAATGCAGCGATATTGTATTGCCAGCAGCTTATGTATCACCTGTTCCACATGATATTGAAGTTGTAGAGGGTGGATATCCTGGCTTCGATGCATTGAGCCGAGAACAAAAAATTTCAGTGATAGAGCAAGTGATTGCTAATGATGTAAGGCCTTATATTGAACTGGATGGCGGAGGCATTGATGTCATTAATTTAATACATGATCGTGAAGTGATTATCTCTTATAAAGGAAGCTGTACTTCTTGCTTTTCTTCGACAGGAGCAACTCTTTCCTATATTCAACAAATCATTCAAGCAAAAGTGCATCCTGACTTAACAGTCGTTCCAGATTTTACAATTGAAGCATAA
- a CDS encoding cysteine desulfurase family protein: MKRVYLDNHTAARPSLQVVKEMTPYLRDHFALLSSPYNLAGDQMGAVELAYQSLYELLGAKDKDTVLFCSSGAEAINHVLLSTYLDSTRRSGKNHYITSLVDEASIIMGMNRLESNGVAAKLCEVDSFGCVTKQKLIEAISPRTSIISLSYANGLTGVIQPVEDIAALCKERGILLHLDVTHVLGKLFFDLEEVGADFISFNGDSLHAPRGCGALYIRASARLSPLIVGAQEQAGKRAGSVNVAGLVGFGIAAKELLDHRDLMCTEIARLRDRFEDRILEEVPESKVFFQEQARLPNCTAVAFPGVFNESLLYLLSKKSVYATIGGGNFQNIAQVLKVCGIEDFLANSTISFSLSRDTTEEEIDLAVDAIVESVKYLRSISKGLI, from the coding sequence ATGAAGCGTGTTTACCTAGACAATCATACTGCAGCAAGGCCTTCTCTTCAGGTGGTAAAAGAGATGACACCCTATCTGCGCGATCATTTTGCTCTTCTTTCATCTCCTTATAACTTGGCAGGAGATCAAATGGGTGCTGTAGAGCTTGCCTATCAATCCCTTTATGAATTACTGGGAGCAAAAGATAAGGATACGGTTTTATTTTGCTCATCGGGCGCAGAGGCCATCAACCATGTGCTTTTATCTACCTATTTGGATTCTACAAGAAGATCTGGAAAGAACCATTACATAACTTCTCTTGTCGATGAAGCCTCTATCATTATGGGAATGAATAGGTTAGAATCGAATGGTGTTGCTGCAAAACTTTGTGAGGTGGATAGTTTTGGATGCGTTACAAAGCAAAAGCTGATAGAAGCGATTTCTCCAAGAACATCGATTATCTCTCTTTCCTATGCAAATGGCTTGACAGGGGTGATTCAGCCAGTAGAGGATATTGCAGCTCTTTGTAAAGAAAGAGGCATTTTATTACATTTAGATGTTACACATGTGCTTGGAAAATTGTTTTTTGATTTGGAGGAGGTTGGTGCAGATTTTATTTCTTTCAATGGAGACTCTCTTCATGCCCCAAGGGGGTGTGGAGCTCTATATATACGTGCATCGGCTCGCTTAAGTCCTTTGATTGTAGGCGCTCAAGAGCAAGCAGGCAAGCGTGCAGGTAGTGTCAATGTTGCAGGACTTGTGGGTTTTGGTATCGCTGCAAAAGAGCTTTTAGATCATCGAGATCTTATGTGCACAGAGATTGCACGGCTTAGAGACCGATTTGAAGATAGGATTTTAGAAGAAGTTCCAGAGAGTAAAGTTTTCTTTCAAGAGCAAGCTCGCCTTCCCAACTGTACAGCAGTAGCCTTTCCAGGTGTGTTTAATGAGTCCCTTCTTTATTTATTGAGTAAAAAGAGTGTCTACGCGACGATTGGCGGTGGAAATTTTCAAAATATTGCGCAGGTGTTAAAGGTATGCGGCATAGAAGATTTTCTTGCCAATAGCACTATTAGCTTTAGCTTATCTAGAGATACAACAGAAGAGGAAATAGATCTTGCAGTAGATGCAATTGTAGAGAGCGTAAAATATTTGCGATCTATATCGAAAGGATTAATATGA
- a CDS encoding 2,3-bisphosphoglycerate-dependent phosphoglycerate mutase, whose product MSKLILLRHGQSLWNLSNRFTGCVDIPLSAKGIDEAIAAGNLIKNIHIDVIFVSALIRASMTAMIAMSRHSPGKTPVLMHSLEEEKMPGWSSFEGDSSEVIPVFQAWQLNERMYGGLQGLNKAETIKKFGEEQVKLWRRSYDVPPPKGESLKMTAERSIPYFQEKIFPELKSGKNVFVVAHGNSLRSIIMFLENLTEDEVLHLELATGIPTIYDYDRNTFVRKSL is encoded by the coding sequence TTGAGTAAATTAATTCTTTTGCGTCACGGGCAATCGCTATGGAATCTGTCTAACCGTTTTACTGGGTGTGTGGATATTCCTCTCAGTGCTAAGGGGATTGATGAGGCAATTGCTGCTGGTAATCTAATTAAAAATATTCATATAGATGTTATTTTTGTTTCTGCATTAATTCGCGCGTCTATGACTGCGATGATTGCAATGAGCAGGCACTCTCCTGGAAAAACACCTGTGTTGATGCATTCTCTTGAAGAGGAAAAAATGCCTGGTTGGAGCTCTTTTGAAGGAGATTCTTCTGAAGTAATTCCCGTCTTTCAAGCGTGGCAGCTCAATGAGCGCATGTATGGTGGACTTCAAGGGTTAAATAAAGCTGAAACGATTAAAAAATTTGGAGAGGAGCAAGTTAAGTTGTGGCGAAGGAGTTATGATGTTCCACCCCCTAAGGGAGAGAGCTTAAAAATGACAGCTGAGCGCTCTATTCCTTATTTTCAAGAGAAGATCTTTCCAGAGCTTAAATCTGGCAAAAATGTCTTTGTTGTAGCTCATGGCAATTCTCTTAGATCCATCATCATGTTTTTGGAAAATTTGACTGAGGATGAAGTGCTGCATTTGGAGCTTGCAACGGGCATTCCGACAATTTACGATTATGATCGAAATACATTTGTGCGCAAATCCCTATGA
- a CDS encoding pseudouridine synthase — protein MTTNRLSKVLAAAGVASRRACEELIFEGHVQVNNKIVLLPQTLVSLEKDNILVAGKPIKRVESKVYYIVNKPPGYLCTNKAGSGKIILDLFPDADKRLFTVGRLDKETGGLIIVTNDGHFSQEVIHPSSNIQKEYVAKTHQEITDEHLKIISHGSYIEGTFVKPVKVSKVRKGTLKITITEGKKREVRILAEHAGLTLWSLTRIRIGSLKLGLLPVGGIRAMTERDKELIFE, from the coding sequence ATTACTACTAATCGATTAAGTAAAGTTTTAGCAGCAGCAGGTGTTGCATCAAGAAGAGCGTGCGAAGAGCTCATTTTTGAGGGACATGTTCAAGTCAACAACAAGATTGTTTTGCTTCCGCAAACACTAGTTTCTCTTGAGAAGGACAACATCCTGGTTGCAGGCAAGCCCATCAAAAGAGTCGAATCAAAAGTTTACTATATCGTAAACAAGCCGCCTGGTTATTTGTGTACCAACAAAGCAGGATCTGGGAAAATCATCCTAGACCTATTTCCAGATGCCGACAAACGCCTTTTTACTGTAGGCAGATTAGATAAAGAGACAGGTGGCCTCATTATTGTAACAAATGATGGACACTTTTCCCAAGAGGTCATCCACCCCTCTTCCAACATCCAAAAAGAATATGTCGCAAAGACTCACCAAGAAATCACAGACGAACATTTAAAAATTATTAGCCATGGAAGCTATATTGAGGGTACTTTTGTAAAACCTGTAAAGGTATCCAAAGTGCGCAAAGGCACTCTAAAAATTACAATCACTGAAGGGAAAAAGAGAGAAGTAAGGATTTTAGCAGAACATGCAGGCCTTACTCTTTGGTCCCTTACACGTATCCGTATAGGCTCTCTCAAGCTAGGATTGCTACCAGTAGGTGGCATAAGAGCCATGACAGAGCGCGACAAGGAACTTATTTTCGAATGA
- a CDS encoding small ribosomal subunit Rsm22 family protein yields MKRRLIKPDFKTIIPILIGIWRRYLKVQGGGPEDRLHTREFRSVVDCIEKLQKLFENTSPNLSKDYFEDKNLLSAYLLYYWTIHYAEGMSLLSELPSTPMRVLDLASGPGAFGFAALCHGSCDVTLLDRNVDSLKLGAEIAGRSGMTLTTRHWNQKNESMPISGKYDLIILGHALNELFPNTLKNYIEKQNTFITSLFEHLNPNGYLLLVESSWPSDNKRILNIRNFLVENHFAIQAPCVYKGSCPALLTNAPCYAQRTFEKPLLVSEIQRSAKINLNSLKMSYLIVKAEKNAWPKLDEPLYRVISPPVQTRFGKRFYLCGTDGHKALSSKLEEHSKENLAFEFLQRGDLIKVCNATINKDSLSVVQDTEVSVYASCGKPVC; encoded by the coding sequence ATGAAAAGAAGACTTATAAAACCCGACTTTAAAACGATTATACCTATTCTCATAGGGATATGGAGACGCTATCTTAAAGTCCAAGGGGGAGGTCCTGAGGACAGGCTTCACACAAGAGAATTCAGGTCTGTGGTAGACTGCATAGAAAAATTACAAAAGTTGTTTGAAAACACGTCACCAAACCTTTCAAAAGACTATTTTGAAGATAAAAATTTACTCTCGGCATATCTTCTTTACTACTGGACCATTCACTATGCAGAAGGCATGTCTCTTCTATCAGAACTTCCAAGCACACCTATGCGCGTACTTGATCTTGCCTCTGGTCCTGGTGCTTTTGGCTTTGCAGCCCTTTGCCATGGATCTTGCGATGTAACTCTTTTAGACCGCAATGTCGACAGCTTAAAACTGGGTGCAGAAATTGCCGGTAGATCGGGTATGACGCTTACTACAAGGCACTGGAATCAAAAAAATGAGAGTATGCCTATCAGTGGAAAATATGATCTCATTATCTTAGGTCATGCTTTAAATGAGCTTTTTCCTAACACATTAAAAAATTATATTGAAAAACAAAATACATTCATTACATCTCTTTTTGAGCACCTAAATCCTAATGGCTATCTTCTTCTTGTAGAAAGCTCCTGGCCCTCTGATAATAAACGTATTTTAAATATCAGAAATTTTCTTGTTGAAAACCATTTTGCTATACAAGCACCTTGCGTATACAAAGGATCTTGCCCAGCTCTCCTTACAAACGCTCCTTGCTATGCGCAAAGAACTTTTGAAAAACCTCTTCTTGTAAGCGAAATACAAAGATCTGCAAAAATCAATCTCAATTCCCTTAAAATGAGTTATTTAATCGTAAAAGCAGAAAAAAATGCATGGCCAAAACTTGATGAGCCCCTCTATAGGGTCATTTCTCCTCCCGTACAAACACGCTTTGGCAAACGCTTTTATCTATGCGGAACAGATGGGCACAAAGCGCTCTCTTCAAAGTTAGAAGAACATTCGAAAGAAAACTTGGCCTTTGAATTCTTACAAAGAGGAGACCTCATCAAAGTCTGCAATGCTACAATTAATAAAGACTCTCTGAGTGTTGTACAAGATACAGAAGTTAGTGTCTATGCTTCGTGCGGCAAACCCGTCTGCTGA
- a CDS encoding MFS transporter, with translation MNPSMPWKSVLWTVWFGHFVIDLLVGIWPAYKTLAGLDLAKAGLIIGVSGLIGDGSQLFFGFLSDKGHRKKLFMLGIFLVMSSTFLALTQNYAILSLLVLLTYFGSGLFHPAGAGIAQTLIPGRKGFTMTLFASGGYLGLAITQLLFAFLYRADPAYSCLLICFVFLALLFSQKMIGAQSERIHQNNFSFKRFFEPFSLRKKDLTILYFSQLAQQIVSYSFLFFLPDVLLLQDHTDWICYGGGHCCYVIGAGLMMVPAGILSDRFGQRSVLLASICSTSVLFYVFLFQGVTVPWLVPLFLLGFGACMGVYNPIGVAFGNRLLPTHASSVSALLMGCVWCVAHVIGAGGGGLLTKVFVEAAPAKALMVIGLFLPISSVLAFFLPAKEKIQQTGLPHEA, from the coding sequence ATGAATCCTTCAATGCCATGGAAAAGCGTCCTTTGGACAGTGTGGTTTGGTCACTTTGTTATCGATTTACTCGTTGGGATTTGGCCTGCTTATAAAACACTTGCAGGTCTTGATTTAGCTAAAGCTGGTCTAATTATTGGCGTATCTGGTCTCATCGGGGATGGATCGCAGCTTTTTTTTGGCTTTTTAAGTGATAAGGGTCATAGAAAAAAACTCTTTATGTTGGGTATTTTTCTTGTGATGAGCTCTACTTTTCTAGCGCTCACTCAAAATTATGCCATACTTTCTCTTCTTGTTCTTTTAACATATTTTGGTTCTGGTCTGTTTCATCCTGCAGGCGCTGGTATAGCACAGACGCTTATTCCTGGAAGAAAGGGATTTACAATGACTCTTTTTGCATCAGGTGGATATTTGGGTCTTGCCATTACGCAGCTTCTTTTTGCCTTTCTTTATAGGGCTGATCCTGCGTACTCTTGCTTACTTATATGCTTTGTGTTTCTTGCTCTTCTTTTTTCACAGAAGATGATAGGTGCTCAGTCGGAGCGGATTCACCAAAATAACTTTAGTTTTAAGCGATTTTTTGAACCATTTTCTTTGAGAAAAAAAGATTTAACAATTCTCTATTTTTCTCAACTTGCCCAACAAATTGTCTCCTATTCATTCTTGTTTTTCTTGCCAGATGTTTTACTTTTGCAAGATCATACAGATTGGATCTGTTATGGAGGGGGGCATTGTTGTTATGTGATAGGAGCTGGCCTTATGATGGTTCCTGCAGGTATTTTATCGGACCGATTTGGTCAAAGATCTGTGTTACTTGCATCCATTTGTTCGACGAGTGTTTTATTCTATGTTTTTCTCTTTCAAGGTGTTACAGTGCCTTGGCTCGTTCCTCTATTTTTGCTTGGGTTTGGCGCTTGCATGGGAGTTTACAATCCTATAGGAGTTGCGTTTGGCAATAGGCTTTTGCCCACCCATGCAAGTTCTGTAAGCGCTCTTTTGATGGGATGTGTATGGTGTGTAGCTCATGTCATAGGTGCTGGAGGTGGTGGTCTTTTGACGAAAGTTTTTGTGGAGGCAGCTCCTGCTAAGGCGCTTATGGTAATTGGATTGTTTTTGCCGATCTCTTCAGTGTTAGCTTTTTTCTTGCCAGCAAAAGAAAAAATTCAGCAGACGGGTTTGCCGCACGAAGCATAG